Proteins co-encoded in one Waddliaceae bacterium genomic window:
- a CDS encoding PDZ domain-containing protein — translation MFRRVLYFLLFCCSLEGGFPAIDGDIVCSKVSDIASAHMKYDCINEELISRAFLNFIDDLDPLKCYFIRSDIERWLLPSSELLRSAVLDYNSGDFSSFEEIFSIMSKAIERRSSFAIDDIEGIIPESLGSDFFHRLDWADDEGALCERIAFVRDLELRAAEGFGDEGGRRALARIAKRRRFHEDDILNDNIVERIRYFFTTVLKALASSFDAHTMYFTPAEAQQLLIDIQQRIFGIGVQIRDDLDGFTVTDILDEASAAFQDLVVGDRIVAVDGISVVKISIEELADLIRGEKGSEIILTVVRDGVDGDFDVAITREEFIIPDARIETSFEPFGDGGIAVIKLHSFYQDPCFSSAGDISAAIKELNLSYKLSGVVLDLRGNGGGLLSQAIAVSGLFITQGVVVSVKDSEGMISRFRDFSGKVSWDGPLIIVTDRLSASASEIVAQTLQDYGRAIVIGDDHTLGKGTFQTFTADDSQEGVISAEGEYKVTRGMYYTASGRSPQLTGVIPDIVVPGIFAMRPIGEKYAKYPISNDIIVPSFDDDMEDLPFLQRKRISKIYSYNIQKKLTTYTYHLATLHNNTMKRLENNNRYKMFLKDLSSGDSISSGSEDFQLAEALNITKDLVVLCNAD, via the coding sequence ATGTTTCGTCGCGTTCTTTATTTTTTGTTATTTTGCTGTTCTTTAGAGGGTGGCTTCCCTGCTATTGACGGTGATATTGTATGTTCTAAGGTCTCTGATATTGCTTCTGCGCACATGAAATATGACTGTATTAACGAGGAGCTTATTTCTCGTGCTTTTTTAAATTTCATTGACGACCTTGATCCTTTGAAGTGTTATTTCATCCGTTCTGACATTGAGCGCTGGCTTTTGCCGTCGTCGGAACTGCTTCGTTCTGCTGTACTCGACTACAATAGTGGTGATTTCTCTTCTTTTGAGGAGATTTTCTCTATTATGTCCAAGGCCATAGAGCGTCGTTCGAGCTTTGCTATTGATGATATCGAGGGTATTATTCCAGAATCGCTAGGTTCTGATTTTTTTCATCGTCTTGACTGGGCTGATGATGAGGGTGCTCTTTGTGAACGCATTGCTTTTGTCCGTGATTTGGAGCTTCGTGCTGCAGAAGGTTTTGGTGACGAAGGGGGGCGGCGTGCTCTTGCACGCATTGCCAAGAGGCGACGATTTCATGAAGATGATATCCTTAACGATAATATCGTTGAGCGTATCAGGTATTTTTTCACTACTGTTTTGAAGGCTTTAGCGTCTTCTTTCGACGCTCATACGATGTATTTCACCCCTGCCGAGGCGCAGCAGCTTCTCATCGACATCCAGCAGCGCATTTTTGGAATAGGCGTACAGATTCGCGATGACCTTGATGGTTTTACTGTTACCGACATCCTCGACGAGGCGTCAGCGGCATTCCAAGACCTTGTTGTTGGCGACAGGATCGTCGCTGTAGACGGTATTTCTGTTGTCAAGATATCTATCGAAGAGCTTGCTGATCTCATCCGCGGCGAGAAGGGTTCCGAGATTATTCTTACCGTCGTCCGCGATGGTGTTGATGGAGACTTCGACGTCGCCATAACAAGAGAAGAGTTTATTATCCCTGATGCCCGCATTGAGACTTCTTTCGAGCCTTTCGGTGATGGAGGCATTGCCGTAATAAAGCTTCATAGTTTCTACCAAGACCCTTGTTTTTCTTCTGCCGGTGATATTTCTGCTGCTATAAAAGAGTTGAACCTTTCTTATAAACTATCAGGTGTTGTCCTTGATCTTCGTGGTAATGGCGGCGGACTTCTTTCACAGGCGATAGCGGTGTCAGGACTTTTCATAACGCAGGGTGTCGTTGTCTCTGTAAAAGACAGCGAAGGCATGATATCGCGTTTTCGAGACTTCTCAGGAAAGGTTTCATGGGACGGCCCTCTTATCATCGTCACTGACAGGCTTAGCGCTTCGGCGTCGGAGATAGTGGCGCAGACGCTCCAGGATTATGGTCGCGCTATAGTTATTGGCGACGACCACACCCTCGGAAAAGGAACCTTTCAAACTTTTACCGCCGACGACTCCCAAGAGGGCGTCATCTCCGCCGAAGGAGAATATAAGGTAACGCGAGGGATGTATTATACTGCCTCGGGGAGGAGCCCTCAGCTTACCGGCGTCATCCCCGACATCGTCGTCCCCGGTATTTTCGCTATGCGTCCCATCGGCGAGAAATATGCGAAGTACCCCATTAGCAACGATATTATTGTTCCTTCTTTTGATGACGACATGGAAGACCTTCCTTTTCTTCAGCGCAAACGCATATCGAAGATTTACTCGTACAACATCCAGAAAAAGCTTACCACCTACACCTATCATCTTGCTACATTGCATAATAATACCATGAAGCGCTTAGAGAACAACAACCGATATAAGATGTTCCTAAAAGACCTTTCCTCTGGCGACAGCATCTCTTCAGGCTCTGAAGATTTCCAGCTTGCCGAAGCGCTAAACATCACCAAAGATCTTGTTGTTTTATGCAATGCCGACTAG